TTTTAACTAAAAAAGTATGAAAACAAAAGTAATCGGCGATTTTTTGCTTGAAAAATTTCCCTTGGAAAACTGTCAAGACTGAGATAATTGCGGTTGAAATCTCTTTTTTGATTCTGAAATTTCTAAGGTTCTTATTTGCATTGATCTTACACAAAGTGTTTTAGATTTTGCTATTAAAAATAATTATAATTTAATAATTTCCCATCATCCTTTCTTTTTTTATCCCACAAAAAAGGAAGAATTTCAAAATTCGCCATACAAGAGAAAAATTTCGAGCCTTCTAAAAAAACACTCAATTAGCGTGCTCGGGCTCCACACGAATTTTGACTCAACAGACAACCAAACTGCATTTTCAATCGCCAACCAGTGAGATCTAGATGCAAGTGGCGCTATAAAAATTGATGATTTTAACATTTTAATTGAAAACAATTTAAAGGTCTCAGAAATTTTAAAAAGAATTTCACTAAATAGCAATTTAGTGACTTTTCGAGCTAATTTTTCACAAGATTTTTTGCCAAAAAAAGTGGCAATTCTTCCAGGTTCAGGTGGAATTTTAGCATGTCTTTTAGCAAAAAAACAAAAAGCCGATCTTGTTATAACTTCTGATCTCAAATGATCAGATCAGCTTACGATCAAGCATCATAAAATCAAAGTTTTAGAAATTCCCCACCTTATTGAGCAAGTTTTTACTGATAAAATTGCCCAAATATTACAAGAAAAATTTAAAAACATCGAAATTCACAGTTTTAAATTACCTGAAATTTTAAGCGAGGTTAAAATCAAATGATAAAAATTGGATCACATGTACCTTTCAAAAAACCAGATTACCTTTTTGGTGCAATCGATATTTCTCTAAAAAATAAAGCAAATACGGCAATGATTTTTTTAGGCCCACCTCAGTCAACAATGAGAACTCAACCTGAAAATTATAAATTTGAACAGTATGTCGCTG
The DNA window shown above is from Mesomycoplasma ovipneumoniae and carries:
- a CDS encoding Nif3-like dinuclear metal center hexameric protein, giving the protein MKTKVIGDFLLEKFPLENCQDWDNCGWNLFFDSEISKVLICIDLTQSVLDFAIKNNYNLIISHHPFFFYPTKKEEFQNSPYKRKISSLLKKHSISVLGLHTNFDSTDNQTAFSIANQWDLDASGAIKIDDFNILIENNLKVSEILKRISLNSNLVTFRANFSQDFLPKKVAILPGSGGILACLLAKKQKADLVITSDLKWSDQLTIKHHKIKVLEIPHLIEQVFTDKIAQILQEKFKNIEIHSFKLPEILSEVKIKW